The following proteins are encoded in a genomic region of Helicobacter macacae MIT 99-5501:
- the secF gene encoding protein translocase subunit SecF yields the protein MELFKKVKVFDFVKYSNYGLIASIFLLALAFALLFFKGFSAGIDFAGGSAGQIRYEKQAPIEEVRALLEADSRFKGVRVSEFDTKEEISIKIPHNDALEGANIAPILEKLLEPSKASGGEFEIRKLDSVGAQVGDELRQKGIISLLMALVAMMVYVSFRYEWRFALAGILALIHDVILTAASVIVFDIDLNLEVVAALLTLIGYSINDTIIIFDRIREKMLSDKTNDITLVINEAISHTLSRTLLTSLTVFFVVLTLYLFGGAIIVGFSLPMLVGVIVGTYSSMFVAPKLAVLLGFNIEDYHKKEMMKTKRAQDRAKMRAQYEGGRV from the coding sequence ATGGAATTATTCAAAAAAGTAAAAGTTTTTGATTTTGTCAAATATTCAAACTATGGGCTTATAGCGAGCATATTTTTGCTAGCTTTGGCATTTGCCTTACTATTTTTCAAAGGATTTAGCGCGGGGATAGATTTTGCTGGGGGAAGTGCAGGGCAGATTCGCTATGAGAAGCAAGCTCCAATCGAGGAAGTGCGAGCATTGCTAGAAGCAGATTCGCGCTTTAAGGGGGTTAGGGTTAGTGAGTTTGACACCAAAGAGGAAATCTCTATCAAAATCCCACACAATGACGCTTTAGAGGGGGCAAATATCGCTCCTATCTTAGAGAAGCTACTTGAGCCTAGCAAGGCTAGCGGAGGGGAGTTTGAGATACGCAAACTTGATTCTGTGGGTGCGCAAGTGGGCGATGAGCTACGCCAAAAAGGAATCATCTCTTTGCTTATGGCATTGGTAGCGATGATGGTGTATGTGAGCTTTCGCTATGAGTGGCGATTCGCACTTGCTGGGATATTAGCTCTTATCCACGATGTGATTTTGACTGCTGCAAGCGTGATAGTTTTTGATATTGATTTAAATTTGGAAGTGGTAGCCGCGCTCTTAACGCTTATAGGCTACTCCATAAACGACACTATTATCATATTTGATAGAATCCGTGAAAAAATGTTGAGCGATAAAACAAATGACATTACCCTAGTCATCAACGAAGCTATTTCTCACACTCTCTCACGCACACTTTTGACTTCGCTAACGGTGTTTTTTGTCGTTCTTACGCTGTATCTTTTTGGTGGTGCGATTATCGTAGGATTTTCTTTGCCTATGCTTGTGGGCGTGATAGTTGGGACTTATAGTTCTATGTTTGTCGCGCCAAAGCTTGCTGTTTTGCTAGGGTTTAATATTGAGGACTATCACAAAAAAGAAATGATGAAAACGAAAAGAGCACAAGATAGGGCAAAGATGAGAGCCCAATATGAAGGAGGACGCGTTTAG
- the tilS gene encoding tRNA lysidine(34) synthetase TilS: MLNKIISKLAHIDTLKQKSQEISAKNPTKKNKKSSNEKSPKSCKNLLAFSGGPDSVALFFLLLKNRVEFDIAIIDYGVREQSKAEVKYALALAKTYHKQCFVKKCPKIKSNFEANAREFRYEFFEEIIARLGYENLLLAHHFNDRVEWLLMQLGKGAGLGTMLGFESLEKRQKGLVKKEVSYAIIRPMLLLKKSEILEFCKELGLKFFEDSSNTDSSYKRNFVRMRFANEFVECFGKGLQKSFAILEGEKNALYSGEIKDFGGFWVVSAKNTLEALHCIDMLAKQCGYVLSFSQREEIVRCGFSCEVGRQSKTTNMAKNHTTKNHLIKSSKKTNGFMLENITSIFVSDSLDTESKMYILMSVIDETSGAEALPKDFREFARKAHIPKKMRKPLYAFSLQKKLKYQNALECVIKRFY, from the coding sequence ATGCTAAATAAAATAATATCCAAGCTCGCCCACATAGACACGCTAAAGCAAAAATCACAAGAAATAAGCGCAAAAAACCCCACAAAAAAAAACAAAAAATCAAGCAATGAGAAAAGTCCAAAATCTTGCAAAAACCTCCTTGCTTTTTCGGGTGGTCCTGATTCTGTGGCGTTATTTTTTTTGCTACTTAAAAATCGTGTAGAATTTGATATAGCTATCATAGATTATGGCGTGAGGGAGCAAAGCAAAGCTGAAGTAAAGTATGCCCTAGCATTGGCAAAAACATACCACAAACAATGCTTTGTAAAAAAATGTCCCAAAATCAAGTCAAACTTTGAAGCAAATGCGCGGGAATTTCGCTATGAATTTTTTGAAGAGATTATAGCGCGTTTGGGGTATGAAAATCTGCTTTTGGCTCATCATTTTAATGATAGGGTTGAGTGGCTACTTATGCAGCTTGGCAAGGGAGCTGGGCTTGGCACTATGCTAGGGTTTGAAAGTCTAGAAAAACGACAAAAAGGGCTCGTGAAAAAGGAAGTAAGCTATGCTATTATCCGTCCGATGCTTTTGCTAAAAAAGAGCGAGATTTTAGAATTTTGCAAAGAGCTAGGACTAAAATTTTTTGAGGATTCTAGCAATACAGATAGCAGCTATAAGCGCAACTTTGTGCGTATGCGATTTGCAAATGAATTTGTGGAGTGCTTTGGCAAAGGATTGCAAAAAAGCTTTGCTATCCTTGAGGGCGAAAAAAACGCGCTATATAGTGGGGAAATCAAAGATTTTGGAGGATTTTGGGTGGTAAGCGCAAAAAACACGCTTGAAGCACTTCACTGCATAGATATGCTAGCCAAGCAATGTGGCTATGTGCTGTCTTTTAGCCAAAGAGAAGAGATTGTGCGCTGTGGGTTTTCCTGCGAAGTGGGCAGGCAAAGCAAGACAACGAATATGGCAAAAAACCACACCACAAAAAATCATCTAATCAAATCTAGCAAAAAAACAAATGGCTTTATGTTAGAGAATATTACTAGCATTTTTGTAAGCGATTCTTTGGACACTGAATCAAAAATGTATATCCTTATGAGCGTGATAGATGAGACAAGTGGGGCAGAAGCATTGCCAAAAGATTTTAGAGAGTTTGCTAGAAAGGCACATATACCAAAGAAAATGCGAAAACCACTCTATGCTTTTTCGCTACAAAAAAAGCTAAAATATCAAAATGCACTAGAATGTGTCATAAAGCGGTTTTACTAG
- a CDS encoding RluA family pseudouridine synthase, with the protein MQIFLQNELDSKATTHTKIAQNKDKISDEIDKSDKIRLDEYLTKSLNTSKSQVLNLIKKGLVSLNNKPCKKGGILLKENDKIHIKKQDSTPDCATTDFSTIDSIGESAKSTDFTLSNAANPSATKPRPKSSQHQNIHIERIYENSDFMILSKTPFLCVHSAPSLKEPTLVDWLKENNIMLSNLAGEQRAGIVHRLDKQTSGAIIIAKNNASHAILSSELKAKNIGRYYLALIDSPLKERVIIESKIARHPKNRLKMANIDSFHNAPQNLLQSARYAKSEFAPLLSNQANGITLIAAKLYTGRTHQIRTHLEKLNRHILYDTTYGFSLESMKKESRALLLEHSKTFAPRVFLHAYLLYMPANLINSSTTDSVDFANAKDLAHTQKYHAFCASVFDDMLQFCLKIFGKRQFDEAIKIPNILGLFDDEYTTTYHKSTT; encoded by the coding sequence ATGCAAATATTTCTACAAAATGAGCTAGATTCTAAAGCAACTACACACACTAAGATAGCTCAAAACAAAGATAAAATCAGTGATGAAATAGATAAAAGCGATAAAATCCGCCTTGATGAATACCTCACAAAATCCCTAAACACAAGCAAATCACAAGTCCTAAATCTAATCAAAAAAGGGCTTGTCAGTCTAAATAATAAACCCTGCAAAAAAGGGGGAATCCTCCTAAAAGAAAACGACAAAATCCACATAAAAAAGCAAGATTCTACCCCTGATTGTGCTACCACAGATTTTAGCACCATAGATTCCATAGGTGAGAGCGCAAAATCCACTGATTTTACTCTCTCAAATGCCGCAAACCCAAGTGCCACAAAGCCACGCCCAAAATCAAGCCAACACCAAAATATTCACATTGAGCGAATTTATGAAAATAGTGATTTTATGATTCTTAGCAAGACACCATTTTTGTGCGTCCATAGCGCACCAAGCCTAAAAGAGCCAACCCTTGTGGATTGGCTAAAAGAAAACAACATAATGCTATCAAACCTTGCAGGAGAACAAAGAGCTGGCATAGTCCACAGACTAGATAAACAAACAAGCGGAGCTATCATCATTGCCAAAAACAACGCTTCACACGCGATTTTAAGCAGTGAGCTAAAGGCAAAAAATATCGGGCGATACTATCTAGCCCTCATAGATTCCCCCCTAAAAGAGCGTGTAATCATAGAATCCAAAATCGCTCGCCACCCCAAAAACCGCCTAAAAATGGCAAACATAGATAGCTTTCATAACGCACCACAAAATCTACTCCAAAGTGCTCGCTATGCCAAAAGTGAATTTGCTCCCCTGCTAAGCAATCAAGCAAATGGTATAACCCTCATAGCTGCCAAGCTCTACACAGGGCGCACTCATCAAATCCGCACCCACCTAGAAAAGCTAAATCGCCACATTCTCTATGACACAACCTATGGCTTTAGCCTAGAGTCAATGAAAAAAGAATCTAGGGCATTGCTTTTAGAGCATTCAAAGACATTTGCCCCGCGCGTGTTTTTGCACGCATACTTGCTATATATGCCTGCAAATCTTATCAATTCTAGCACCACAGATTCTGTGGATTTTGCAAATGCAAAAGATTTAGCACACACCCAAAAATACCACGCTTTTTGTGCGAGTGTTTTTGATGATATGCTACAATTTTGCCTAAAAATTTTCGGAAAAAGGCAGTTTGATGAAGCGATTAAAATCCCCAATATTTTGGGCTTGTTTGACGATGAATACACTACCACATATCACAAAAGCACCACATAG
- the secD gene encoding protein translocase subunit SecD, translating into MKLNNPLSNPRLLTFIIAIIFGIAFCVPSFFDTKGPKITLGLDLQGGLNLLLGVDTDEAIKSRYASMASSIEYEASQKDILLNSLQALESSVEFDLIDSDDTSGLNDILGGMRGVKYDSSDLHYTVVMTPEELQEVRNQALEQAIATIRNRLNEFGLAEPSVTRQGRDNILVEIPGQENLSQEERVRNLISKASFLQLMAVDEGSNSRVESMSDVEAQSLGDVILEYAETTKEAESYKKYNPNGTPKLLLKAVPILDGSMITNARVAYDENNRPAVAFELNSAGAKRFADFSGASIGKRMAIVLDNKIYSAPTIQARISSSGQITGSFTPEEATDLAITLRSGALPAPLAVLEKRSVGPSLGADSIRYSMMALIGGFVLVVGFMIVYYSMAGVIASSALIINLALIIAVMAIFEATLTLPGMAGIVLTVGVAVDANIIINERIREGLRAGEGIAKSIQIGYVNASRAIFDSNITSLIASVLLYAYGTGAIKGFAITTGIGILASIITAIIGTQGVYQALLPYLAKSERMGFWFGVSYPTKSNSVKSSIAQSSAKS; encoded by the coding sequence ATGAAACTAAACAATCCACTAAGTAATCCTAGACTTTTGACATTTATCATAGCCATTATCTTTGGTATAGCCTTTTGTGTGCCTAGCTTTTTTGATACAAAGGGACCAAAGATTACGCTTGGGCTTGATTTGCAAGGCGGGCTAAATCTACTGCTAGGAGTGGATACTGATGAGGCTATCAAGTCTCGCTATGCTTCTATGGCTTCTAGCATAGAGTATGAGGCAAGTCAAAAAGATATTTTGCTAAATTCTCTCCAAGCACTTGAATCAAGCGTGGAATTTGACTTGATAGATAGTGATGATACAAGCGGGCTTAATGATATTTTGGGCGGTATGCGCGGTGTGAAGTATGATTCTAGTGATTTGCACTACACGGTGGTGATGACACCAGAAGAGCTACAAGAAGTGCGAAATCAAGCCTTAGAGCAAGCCATAGCCACCATTCGCAATCGTTTGAATGAATTTGGACTAGCCGAGCCGAGCGTAACGCGTCAAGGCAGGGATAATATTCTAGTAGAAATCCCCGGGCAAGAAAATCTATCCCAAGAAGAGCGCGTGCGAAATCTCATCTCCAAAGCGTCATTTTTGCAGCTAATGGCAGTCGATGAGGGAAGCAACTCACGCGTAGAATCTATGAGCGATGTGGAAGCCCAAAGTTTGGGAGATGTTATATTGGAATATGCTGAAACCACCAAAGAAGCAGAATCTTATAAAAAATACAATCCAAATGGCACACCAAAGCTACTACTAAAAGCTGTGCCGATTTTAGATGGCTCGATGATTACCAACGCTAGAGTGGCGTATGATGAAAATAATCGCCCTGCGGTTGCGTTTGAGCTAAATTCTGCGGGTGCAAAGCGATTTGCGGATTTTTCTGGAGCGAGTATCGGCAAGCGAATGGCAATCGTGCTAGATAACAAAATCTACTCCGCACCAACTATCCAAGCACGGATAAGCTCTAGCGGGCAAATCACGGGGAGTTTTACCCCTGAAGAAGCCACAGATTTGGCTATCACGCTTCGCTCTGGTGCACTGCCCGCTCCGCTAGCTGTGCTAGAGAAGCGCAGTGTGGGACCAAGTCTTGGGGCTGATTCTATTAGGTATTCTATGATGGCATTGATAGGTGGATTTGTGTTGGTGGTGGGATTTATGATAGTGTATTATAGTATGGCAGGTGTCATCGCCTCAAGTGCACTCATCATAAACCTCGCACTAATCATTGCTGTAATGGCAATCTTTGAAGCGACTTTGACGCTGCCCGGTATGGCTGGAATCGTGCTTACTGTGGGTGTGGCAGTAGATGCAAATATCATCATAAATGAACGCATAAGAGAGGGGCTTCGCGCAGGCGAGGGCATAGCCAAATCAATACAAATAGGCTATGTGAACGCTTCTAGGGCGATTTTTGATTCTAATATCACTTCACTTATCGCTTCTGTCTTGCTATATGCCTATGGCACGGGCGCGATAAAAGGCTTTGCTATTACTACGGGGATTGGGATTTTGGCTTCTATCATTACGGCTATTATCGGCACGCAGGGGGTTTATCAAGCATTGCTTCCATATTTGGCAAAAAGTGAAAGAATGGGATTTTGGTTTGGGGTTAGCTACCCTACAAAGTCCAATAGCGTAAAATCTAGCATCGCGCAATCTAGCGCAAAGTCTTAA
- a CDS encoding ABC transporter ATP-binding protein, giving the protein MLLNIQNLTKFYGTKLALDSVSLNLQEGKIVGLLGPNGSGKTTLIKVLLGLLKQYSGEVKFCDKPIDDMAKAHIAYLPDKNHIPLHWNLKWAFEFFGDFFDDFDYERAGDLSERLKLDTKSKIKTFSKGGREKVALLLTLARKARLYIFDEPIAGVDPVAREEVFSLIMRYCKNSQDTSLESLPSNPNEPNGSNGHISAKSGKDYNPSVLIATHLIYDVEQILDEAIFLSYGKVLAHKSVADFTRNGRENPINLEQAFKEAF; this is encoded by the coding sequence ATGCTACTAAACATACAAAATCTAACGAAATTTTATGGCACAAAACTCGCGCTTGATAGCGTATCTCTAAACTTGCAAGAGGGCAAGATAGTGGGGCTTTTGGGTCCAAATGGCAGTGGAAAAACCACGCTTATAAAAGTGCTTTTGGGGCTGCTAAAGCAATATAGCGGGGAGGTGAAGTTTTGTGATAAGCCAATCGATGATATGGCAAAGGCGCATATTGCGTATTTGCCTGATAAAAACCATATCCCATTGCATTGGAATCTAAAATGGGCTTTTGAGTTTTTTGGTGATTTTTTTGACGATTTTGACTATGAGCGGGCGGGGGATTTGAGTGAAAGGCTAAAGCTAGATACAAAATCTAAGATAAAGACTTTTTCAAAAGGAGGTAGAGAAAAAGTCGCTCTGCTTTTGACACTTGCAAGAAAGGCTAGGCTTTATATATTTGATGAGCCAATAGCAGGAGTAGACCCTGTGGCTCGAGAAGAGGTGTTTTCTCTCATAATGAGGTATTGCAAAAATAGCCAAGATACTTCACTAGAATCTTTGCCAAGTAACCCAAATGAGCCAAATGGCTCAAATGGACATATTAGTGCGAAATCTGGCAAAGACTACAATCCCTCCGTGCTTATTGCTACGCATCTTATCTATGATGTCGAGCAGATTTTAGATGAGGCGATATTTTTGTCTTATGGTAAGGTTTTGGCACACAAGTCTGTGGCTGATTTTACGCGAAATGGGCGTGAAAATCCTATCAATTTAGAGCAGGCTTTTAAAGAGGCTTTTTAG
- a CDS encoding fibronectin type III domain-containing protein: MKRLKSPIFWACLTMNTLPHITKAPHSSHSMQNPPKTPASNLKKANFAILFFMAFLLILSLSGCANKTQTFSFLNKEEKIDENLPTIPAHKVRFIADVSSIAFEWELLENTNIKGFVLYQNNQNSTTKKIATIKNPNATHFVLDSLLPQTEYSFQIATLGHNNATSKKSASIVIKTSFIDPVEKVIASQNNAKQVKLIWSPHPNPSIVRYIIQRQSPKGKFLNIATVKNRLLVEYFDENLDDEAQYSYRIIAQDINSIKSLPSEVALGKTRAKPPMVETLQASNDKAKEITLTWEAIPGAKTYEIYATSNEDTPYKSIAKTRKTTYTENVEKLQKNQTFWQNDKQNQNEKQNKEGLKRFYKVIAIDKDGVASNPPSSATLGSTLPPLPSPTILKATIEDGKAVIEWEVINLERVKAYSIYRRENGKKSTQLRFSNTTQNVFTDKEMQKGKKYTYQVVSLDSDGNESVPSKEVLLMIE, encoded by the coding sequence ATGAAGCGATTAAAATCCCCAATATTTTGGGCTTGTTTGACGATGAATACACTACCACATATCACAAAAGCACCACATAGCTCACACTCTATGCAAAACCCTCCAAAAACTCCAGCAAGCAATCTCAAGAAAGCAAACTTTGCAATATTATTTTTTATGGCGTTTTTGCTGATTTTATCGCTTAGCGGCTGTGCCAACAAAACCCAAACTTTTAGCTTCCTAAACAAAGAAGAAAAAATCGATGAAAATCTCCCCACAATCCCCGCTCACAAAGTGCGCTTCATTGCAGATGTCAGCTCCATAGCATTTGAGTGGGAACTGCTAGAAAATACCAATATCAAGGGATTTGTGCTTTACCAAAACAACCAAAATTCCACCACCAAAAAAATCGCCACCATAAAAAATCCAAACGCCACACACTTTGTGCTAGATTCCCTCCTGCCACAGACGGAGTATTCTTTCCAAATCGCAACTCTAGGACACAATAACGCCACTTCAAAAAAATCCGCTTCTATTGTGATAAAAACCTCTTTTATCGACCCTGTCGAAAAAGTCATCGCTTCCCAAAACAACGCAAAGCAAGTAAAACTTATTTGGAGTCCTCACCCAAATCCAAGCATTGTGCGCTACATTATCCAAAGGCAAAGCCCAAAGGGAAAATTCCTAAACATAGCCACAGTAAAAAATCGCTTGCTTGTAGAATATTTTGATGAAAATCTTGATGATGAAGCACAATACTCCTACCGTATCATCGCCCAAGACATAAATAGCATAAAATCCCTCCCTAGCGAAGTAGCACTAGGCAAAACCCGTGCAAAACCACCAATGGTAGAAACCCTCCAAGCAAGCAACGACAAAGCAAAAGAAATCACACTCACTTGGGAGGCAATCCCGGGAGCAAAAACCTATGAAATCTATGCCACAAGCAATGAGGACACTCCTTACAAATCTATCGCAAAAACGCGCAAAACCACCTACACCGAAAATGTAGAAAAACTCCAAAAAAATCAAACCTTTTGGCAAAACGACAAACAAAACCAAAATGAAAAGCAAAATAAAGAGGGGCTAAAGAGATTCTACAAAGTCATCGCTATTGATAAAGACGGCGTAGCAAGCAATCCCCCCTCATCTGCTACACTAGGCTCTACCCTCCCCCCACTGCCCTCCCCCACAATCCTAAAAGCCACCATAGAAGATGGCAAGGCAGTGATTGAGTGGGAAGTGATAAATTTGGAGCGCGTCAAAGCATACTCAATCTATCGGCGCGAAAATGGCAAAAAATCCACCCAGCTACGATTTAGCAACACCACGCAAAATGTATTTACCGACAAAGAAATGCAAAAA
- the yajC gene encoding preprotein translocase subunit YajC has protein sequence MGSNFGEIFQALIPFIVLFAVFYFLLIRPQRTQAKRHREMIESLKKGDKIVSTGGFVCEVMKVEDTFFSVRLSDDSTARLSKDFVSFKVDDSAESSSTQAKK, from the coding sequence ATGGGTAGCAATTTTGGCGAGATTTTTCAAGCACTTATTCCTTTTATCGTGCTTTTTGCAGTGTTTTATTTTTTGCTTATACGCCCGCAGCGCACGCAAGCAAAGCGACACAGAGAAATGATAGAATCCCTAAAAAAAGGCGATAAAATCGTATCCACAGGTGGCTTTGTCTGCGAAGTGATGAAAGTAGAGGATACATTTTTTAGCGTAAGGCTAAGCGATGATAGCACAGCAAGGCTTTCAAAGGATTTTGTTTCTTTCAAAGTCGATGACAGCGCAGAATCTAGTAGCACTCAAGCCAAAAAATAG
- the nhaA gene encoding Na+/H+ antiporter NhaA, giving the protein MERLGSRSDRIEAHGLREVFASFLKNEALGGIILFFAALVAMIVANSPLSEHYFNFWHIRLGVEAQGLIHAFPNASWLESLSAHSLGFGAEDGSFFVGFSIHQWISDVLMSVFFLMVGLEIKREVVAGELASFKKAIFPALAALGGMIVPGIIYFTLNAGTPSAHGFGIPMATDIAFALGVIMLLKSRVPMALKVFLVTLAVVDDLGAIVVIAIFYASGLHLGWLFLAVLLLCGLIALNKFGIKSLTPYLCVGVLLWFAVHYSGIHATIAAVAVAFCIPVRPKISFAEFAPLVKDTADRFDEDEDNKGTQKFLSESQIASLRAIKNSLKSVQSPLGRLERALQPWAAFVIMPLFGFANAGVSLSGADMDLSHIFSVDKVFLGVVLGLLIGKPLGIFLITFVCEKIGIAARPSGISWVQILGAGMLGGIGFTMSMFVSDLAFRGSEHFEIATNVSKIGILSGSILSGIVGAVFLLLVSKVKKNT; this is encoded by the coding sequence ATGGAGAGGCTAGGAAGCAGGAGCGATAGGATAGAAGCACACGGCTTGCGCGAAGTTTTTGCAAGCTTTTTGAAAAACGAAGCATTAGGTGGGATAATCCTATTTTTTGCAGCACTCGTAGCGATGATAGTGGCAAACTCGCCTTTAAGCGAGCATTATTTCAACTTTTGGCACATAAGACTTGGAGTAGAAGCACAAGGACTTATCCACGCTTTTCCAAACGCGTCTTGGCTAGAATCTTTAAGCGCACACTCGCTTGGATTTGGCGCAGAAGATGGTAGCTTTTTTGTGGGCTTTAGCATTCATCAGTGGATAAGCGATGTGCTTATGTCGGTGTTTTTTCTTATGGTTGGGCTAGAAATCAAGCGCGAAGTAGTCGCAGGAGAGCTAGCTAGCTTCAAAAAAGCGATTTTCCCTGCACTTGCCGCACTTGGAGGTATGATTGTCCCGGGGATTATTTATTTTACACTAAATGCAGGCACACCTAGTGCACACGGATTTGGGATACCTATGGCGACAGACATTGCCTTTGCACTTGGGGTGATAATGCTACTAAAAAGCCGTGTGCCTATGGCTCTAAAGGTATTTTTGGTTACACTTGCTGTGGTTGATGACTTGGGCGCGATAGTTGTCATAGCGATATTTTATGCGAGTGGCTTGCACTTGGGGTGGCTTTTTTTGGCAGTGCTACTGCTTTGTGGACTTATTGCGCTAAATAAATTTGGCATAAAATCTCTTACGCCTTATCTTTGTGTGGGTGTGCTTTTGTGGTTTGCGGTGCATTATAGTGGTATCCACGCTACGATTGCAGCAGTGGCAGTGGCGTTTTGCATCCCTGTGAGACCTAAGATTTCGTTTGCAGAATTTGCGCCGCTTGTCAAAGATACGGCGGATAGATTTGATGAAGATGAGGATAACAAAGGCACGCAAAAGTTTTTGAGTGAATCTCAAATAGCTAGCTTGCGAGCAATAAAAAATAGTCTAAAATCTGTCCAAAGCCCACTAGGACGACTAGAGAGGGCATTGCAGCCGTGGGCAGCATTTGTGATAATGCCTCTTTTTGGGTTTGCAAATGCGGGAGTTAGCCTAAGTGGTGCAGATATGGATTTGAGCCATATCTTTAGCGTAGATAAGGTGTTTTTAGGTGTGGTGCTAGGGCTACTTATCGGCAAGCCTTTGGGGATATTCCTCATCACATTTGTATGTGAAAAAATCGGCATAGCAGCTCGTCCTAGCGGAATCTCTTGGGTGCAGATTTTGGGAGCTGGAATGCTAGGTGGCATAGGCTTTACGATGTCTATGTTTGTCTCTGATTTAGCTTTCCGAGGGAGTGAGCATTTTGAGATAGCGACAAATGTTTCTAAAATCGGTATCCTTAGTGGCTCGATTCTATCTGGGATTGTAGGGGCGGTTTTTTTGCTTTTGGTATCAAAAGTAAAGAAAAATACATAA
- a CDS encoding LPP20 family lipoprotein: protein MKQMLKELGLRVGTAFFAAGLVFASQSFAATDDDDEDDEEEYDEEEDEEVDEDESPSTTSVPASSPRGSGAARSGLPADFPKENEIIEIEVVGIGVAPADCCTPAQAVAMAKRSAIVDGYRQLGEQMYGIKISSTDTVHNMVLKNSRVKTRVNAVIRGAQVRDSACKEGICQVNMELKLDSRVWSRIFGF from the coding sequence ATGAAACAAATGCTTAAGGAACTAGGCTTGAGGGTGGGGACTGCCTTTTTTGCCGCAGGGTTGGTGTTTGCTTCGCAATCTTTTGCTGCGACAGATGATGATGACGAAGATGATGAAGAAGAGTATGATGAAGAGGAAGATGAAGAAGTAGATGAGGACGAAAGCCCAAGCACCACAAGTGTGCCTGCTTCTAGTCCTAGAGGTTCGGGAGCGGCTAGGAGTGGTTTGCCCGCTGATTTTCCTAAGGAAAACGAGATTATAGAAATTGAGGTGGTGGGCATAGGAGTTGCCCCTGCTGATTGTTGCACGCCTGCGCAGGCTGTGGCTATGGCGAAGCGTTCGGCGATAGTTGATGGCTATCGGCAGCTCGGCGAACAAATGTATGGTATCAAAATCAGCTCAACTGATACGGTGCATAATATGGTGCTTAAAAATTCTCGTGTCAAAACGCGTGTAAATGCTGTGATACGCGGAGCACAAGTGCGAGATAGCGCGTGCAAAGAGGGGATATGCCAAGTCAATATGGAGCTAAAGCTAGATAGTCGCGTGTGGTCTAGGATTTTTGGATTTTAG
- the fabI gene encoding enoyl-ACP reductase FabI produces the protein MILQGKKGLIVGVANNKSIAYGIAKACHEQGAQMAFTYLNEALQKRVEPIAQEFGSNCVLELDVNNQTHLDSLAHKLKSSFGEIDFLVHAVAYAPKEALEDAFINTTREAFDIALGTSVYSLLSLTRACLPVLKDNASVLTLSYLGGVKYVPHYNVMGVAKAALESSVRYLARDLGARGIRVNAISAGPIKTLAASGIGDFRMILKYNEINAPLKRNVSTQDVGNSAMYLLSDLANGVTGEIHYVDAGYNIMGMGDVTKDDEGKTILCWDKQKGE, from the coding sequence ATGATACTACAAGGCAAAAAGGGACTAATCGTAGGTGTGGCAAACAACAAATCCATAGCCTATGGCATAGCAAAAGCCTGCCACGAGCAAGGCGCACAAATGGCTTTCACTTATCTAAACGAAGCATTGCAAAAGCGAGTAGAGCCTATCGCACAGGAGTTTGGCTCAAATTGTGTTTTAGAGCTAGATGTAAATAACCAAACTCATTTAGATTCTCTAGCACATAAGCTAAAATCTAGCTTTGGCGAGATAGATTTCCTTGTCCACGCTGTGGCGTATGCTCCCAAAGAAGCATTAGAAGACGCGTTTATCAACACCACAAGAGAAGCCTTTGACATTGCGCTTGGCACTTCGGTGTATTCACTACTATCGCTTACTCGTGCTTGCTTACCTGTGCTAAAGGATAATGCCTCTGTTCTCACACTTAGCTATCTTGGTGGAGTGAAATATGTCCCTCACTATAATGTGATGGGCGTGGCAAAAGCCGCGCTAGAATCTAGCGTGCGCTATCTTGCGCGTGATTTGGGCGCACGCGGAATCCGCGTAAACGCTATCTCTGCAGGTCCTATCAAAACCCTTGCAGCAAGTGGTATAGGGGATTTTAGAATGATACTCAAATATAACGAAATCAATGCTCCGCTAAAGCGCAATGTCAGCACGCAAGATGTTGGTAATTCTGCTATGTATTTGCTAAGTGATTTGGCAAATGGTGTAACGGGCGAAATCCACTATGTCGATGCGGGATACAACATAATGGGTATGGGAGATGTAACCAAAGATGATGAGGGCAAGACGATTTTGTGCTGGGATAAGCAAAAGGGGGAATAA